Sequence from the Synergistaceae bacterium genome:
GCTACGGGTCCTGCGCGGTGATCATGTGGATTGTGGTCCTTGCCATGGGGCTCAAAATCACGGGGTTTTCCGCGGCGACCTGGCGGGCTCTGGCGGGCATGGCTCTTTTGGCGCAGGTGCTGGGACACAGCGGCTACAACTGGGCGCTGGGCTATTGCAGCACCTGCCATATCTCGATTCTGCTTCTGGGAGAACCTTTGGGCGGCGCAATCCTCGCCTGGCTGTTCTTCGGCGAATACCCCAAAGGCGTCGGCCTTTTGGGCTTTGCGTTTCTCGTCGCCGCCATCCTCCTGTCCTCCCGGGACGAAAAGCGGGCCTGATGCTTTTCGCTCCAGGCAGTCGTGTTCAGCCTTTATCGTCTCAATATTCTGAAGTTGCATTGAAGGTGCATTGATGGGAAGATGAAACTGTCTTTTTCTGCGGTGCTATGATATATTAATAACCATATTCATGATGGCGAAAGAGTAAAACAAATCGACCAGGAGGGGATTGCGATGGAGACGTACCAACAGTTTATAAACGGCGCTCTTGTGAACTCCCATTCTTCGGATTGGATCGAAGTGGAAAACCCTTATACGGGGCAGATCATTTCAAAGGTACCGAAGGGTAACGCACAGGACGGCATCGACGCACTGGAAGCGGCGAAAAAAGCGCAGCCCGCCTGGGCGGCCCGGGCCTCCGTGGAGCGTGGCGCTTATCTGGCGCAGATGGCGAACCTGATTCGGGGTAAAAGGGTCGAACTGGCCCGAACCCTTGCGTCGGAGCAGGCGAAAATCATGCCTCTCGCGCAGGTGGAGATCGACGTCACCGCGGCGTATTTCGATTACTACGCCGGCTGGGCCCGCATTTACGAGGGTGAAATCATCCAGAGCGACAGCCCGAACGAAAACATTTTCCTGTTCCGTAAACCCATCGGCGTTGCGGTTGGCATCTGTCCCTGGAACTTCCCATTCTTCGTCATGGCCCGCAAAGTGGCTCCGGCGCTGCTCACCGGCTGCACGATCGTGATAAAGCCCAGCAGCCTCACGCCCAACACCACCCTCGAATTCGCGAAGATGGTGGCGTCCCTTGACCTTCCGAAGGGCGTCGTGAACTTCGTCACCGGCAGCGGGGCGACTTTGGGCAACGCGCTGGCCACCCATCCCATTACCGATATGGTTTCCCTGACGGGCAGCGTCGAGGCGGGGCAGGAAATCATCCGAGCCTCGGCCGACAAGGTCATGAAGGTCTCGCTTGAACTGGGCGGCAAGGCTCCGGCCATCGTGTTCCCCGATGCCGATCTGGATCTGGCGGTGAAGGGCATCGTCGCCTCCCGCGTGATCTTCAGCGGTCAGGTCTGCAACTGCGCGGAGCGGGCCTACGTTCACAGAAGCATTTACGATCAGTTCCTGGATAAATTCGTGAAGGCCATGCAGGCGGTCAAATACGGAGATCCCTTCGCCACCCCCGCTCCGGACATGAGCACTCAGATCGACAAAAACCAGCAGCAGAAGATCGACGGAATGGTGACCCGGGCAAAAGCCGAGGGCGCAAAGGTTCTGACGGGCGGAAAAGTCGCCGATACACAAACGGGTTACTTCTATGAACCCACGGTTCTGGTGAACTGCCGCCAGGATATGGAGATCGTTCGTAAGGAAATTTTCGGACCCGTTATCCCCATCCTTCCCTACAGTGAATACGAGGAGGCCATCACCCTGGCCAACGACTGTGAATACGGGCTCACCTCGTCCATTTTCACGAAGAACGTCAACACGGTGATGCAGGCGCTCAAGGACCTGAAGTTCGGGGAGACCTACGTGAATCGGGAGCATTTCGAGGGAATGCAGGGATTCCACGCGGGCTGGCGCAAATCCGGTATCGGCGGCGCGGACGGCAAACACGGACTTATGGAATACCTTCAGTCGCAGGTGGCCTACATCCGCTTCTGATCCAAAAAAGGTTTCAGGCAGTTCAGAGAGCGACAAAGAGGCCGTTCCCGCAAAGGAGCGGCCTTTTAATCTTTGAATAGTCGAATGACGACGAGAGGACTACCGAATGAAAGGAAAATCTGCTGAAACTTACGACGTGGTTATTGTGGGGGCGGGACCGGCTGGAATTTTCGCCGCGCTGGAGCTGGTCGCCCGCGGGAAAACGGTTTTTATGGCGGACAAGGGGAAACTGATCAGCGAACGTCAGTGTCCTATTGTGGCCGGACTGGTTCAGGACTGCCTCAACTGCCAGTCCTGCGCTATTGTCTCCGGGTGGGGCGGCGCGGGATCGGCCTCCGACGGAAAGCTGACTCTGACCACGGGCTACGGCGGCAACCTTGAGGAATACATCGGCCGCCCGGCGCTGGAGGAGCTGATCGCCGAGGTGGACGGGGTATTCGTTCGCTTCGGAGCGGATCCCCACTGCTACGAGGCCGGCTGCGAAATCACCCGGGAGACGATCCGCACCGGCGCCGAGGTGGGGGTTCGCGTTCTTCCTGCGCGCATTCGGCACATCGGCACGGACGCGTCCCGGGAGGTTCTTCACAACATGTACGAGGACCTGGTCACGAAGTGCGATATTCAAATGAACGCCGCTGTGGACGATCTGCTGATCGAAAACGGCTCCGCGGTCGGAATCCGGTTCGAGGACGGCAGGACGGTCCGGGGCGGACATGTCATCGTGTCGCCGGGCCGGGAGGGAGCTTCCTGGATGGAGAAAATCATCGGCAGGCTGAAGCTGCCCATCGCGTCCATGCCCGTGGACATCGGCGTGCGGGTGGAGGTCCCCGACAGTGTCTGCGAGACTCTGACCCGGGAGTTCTACGAGGTCAAGTGCCTGTACAATTCCCCCACTTTCGACGACCGCTGCCGCACCTTCTGCATGAATCCGTCCGGTTACGTAGTTCACGAGTTCAATCAGGCCCATCGCCTGGTGACGGTCAACGGGCACAGCCTGAAGAACAAAAAATCCGGCAACACGAACTTCGCCATTCTCGTGACGAAAAACTTCAGCCAGCCCTTCAGCGACCCCATCGGTTACGCGACCCACGTGGCGAAACTGGCCAACATGCTGGCGGGGGGGAGCATTCTGGTTCAGCGGCTGGCCGATCTGAGGGGCGGCCGACGCTCCACTCAGCCCCGAATCGACCGGGGTATGGTGGACCCCACCGCCTCCGCCCAGCCGGGGGATCTGAGCCTGGTTCTGCCCCATCGTTACGTCACGGACATCGTGGAGTTTCTGGACGCGCTGAACCGGATCATGCCGGGCGTCAGTCACGGCGACACGCTGCTTTACGGCGTCGAGATCAAGCTGTACTCTCTGAGGCTCGAACTGGGGAACAATCTGGAGGTTCCCTCAATTCGAGGACTCTGGACGATCGGCGACGGAGCGGGGGTCAGCCGCGGCATCATCCAGGCCGCCGCCAGCGGAGTCGTGGCGGCCCGGGCCATCTGCGCCGCGTAAAAATCAGGGCGCGCATAAATTCAGAACGACGCCGGCGACCAGAAAATAGACGATCAGGCCGCCGGCATCCACCAGGGTCGTGACGATGGGGGCGGCCATCAGTGCGGGGTCGAACTTCAGCCGCCGCGCCAGAAGGGGCAGCATACTGCCGATGAGGTTGGCGAAGAGAACCGTGGCGAAAAGGCTCGTTCCGACGATCAGCCCCAGGGAGAGGCTGCCGCTCAGAAGCCATTTGTAGGCTACGTTGATGACGCCCAGCACTCCGCCGACCAGTGTGCTGATTCGCAGTTCTTTCCAGAAAATCGAGATCCAGTCGGCAAGTTCCAGTTCTCCCACCGCCATGCCGCGGATGATCAGAGTGGAGGACTGGGAGCCCGCGTTTCCTCCCGTGTCCATCAGCATGGGAATGGCGGAAATCAGAGCCGGAAGCGCCGCGAAGAGGGCTTCGTAGTGGGTGATGATGCCTCCCGTGAAAAACGCGCTCACCATAAGAAACAGCAGCCAGCCGATCCGGCGTTTCGCCATCTCGAAGACCCCCGCCGAAAGGTAGGGATCGTCGGAGGGCTTCATTGCCGCCATGAGGTGAAAGTCCTCCGTGTTTTCCTCCTCCAGAACTTCCATCGCGTCGTCGACGGTGATGATGCCCACCAAATGCCGCTCCGTGTCCACCACAGGCAGGGCGATGAGGTCGTACTTCTGGAAGATCTCCGCCACCTGTTCCCGATCGTCGCCGGTGGTGGCATAGATGATGTTCCGGCTCATGATGTCGCCGATGCGGTCCGTGGGCTCCGACAGCAGAAGGGTTTTCACGGTGACTACCCCTTTGAGAATGCGCTTCGCATCGGTGACGTAGCAGGTGTAAATGGTTTCCTTGTCCATGCCCTCCCGGCGAATGCGTCGGAAGGCCGCCTCCACGTCCATCTCCTCTTTCAGGCTGATGTACTCCGTGGTCATGATGCTGCCCGCCGAGTCCTCCCGATAGCGGAGAAGCTGGTTGATCTGGTTTCGCGTGTCCTCCGAGACGTTTTTCAGGACGCGTTTGACCACGTTCGCCGGCATTTCTTCGACAAAATCCACGGCGTCGTCCAGAAACAGGTCGTTGACGATATGAGAAAGCTCCGGATCCGTCAGAAGACTGATGAGGTTTTCCTGCGTATCCGGCTGAAGATAGGAAAAAACGCTGGCCGCGGCATCCTTGGGCAGAGAGCGGAACAGCACCACCCGCCGTTCCGGAGTCAGTTCCTCCAGATCGTCGGCAATGTCAACCACGTTGGTGTTCAGCATGAGCTCCTTGAGCTGCCGGTGTTTTTTTGTGTCGATAAGTTCCGTGATGAGATCCGTCATGAGATAACCTCCGTTTCCCGGAGCGGAGGGCTCAGACGTGTGAGAGGATCAGTGGGCTTCTCCGGGGAAACCCGCGTTACCTTTCCCGCACGGCCCGCCGCCGTCCGTTCAATTTAAGCGTCCTTCGCGAAGGGGGGTAACTTTCAGGCCCTGCGTCCATGCGCAACTCACTTCCTTTTCTTTTTGAAATTTTTACTTTTTTACTGAACAGAAACATAAATCAATCCGTGTCCCGACAGCCAGATGCTGAGACAGGAAAAAACGACAAACATCACAAAGGCCGTTTCACCCTGGCTCATTTGCCCGGGAACGTCGGCCACCCGAAAAAAATACCAGCCGAACGTCTTTCGCCAGGGAACCAACAGAGGAACCCTGCCGCAGCAGGCGTCGCAGAAAATATGCAGCAGCCCGCCGAGAAACCAGAATGCCGCGCAGGTGGAGAAAGTTTCCAGAACATGGGTTCCCAGTTCCTGCGGAAAGGTGCTCAGCTGCGGAACCAGCCCGCTTCCCCATCGGTAATAACAGAAAATAAACGCCGCCCCGTAGAGCACGAACCAGTGCGATGTCCTTCTGTGATGCCGCCCCCGTTTTTTTCTCCAGATTATGTGCTCGATTCTGTCGGGGAACGTACTGCCCATTGCCGCCAGCGCCGAGGCCAAAAGCGAATCCGTGGTCGCCATCAGAATCGCGAAGGCCGTTATTCGATGTCCTTTACCTGTCACACGTCAACCGCATTTCTTTAAATCATACTTCCTGATTGCATTTTCCTGCAATTACATTTTTTTTCAATCGCATTTTCTGTCGTTTTTTCTGCAAAAAACACCTGTTTCGCTCATTGTCCCATTTGCGGTCAGACGCCCTGTCCGCCCTGTTTTTCCTCTCTCGACAGCGTCTTTTCGATGAAAGGGCGAAGGAGGTCCACGGGGATCGGAAAGAACGTGGTGGAGTTGCGTTCGCCGGAGATTTCCCGAATCGTCTGCAGGTAGCGGAGCTGAAGCGTGACGGGAGACACTTCCATTTGCTTCGCGGCCTCGGAAAGTTTCGTGGCCGCCTGAAGTTCTCCCTCGGCGGCGATGATTTTTGCGCGGCGTTCCCGTTCGGCCTCGGCCTGACGGGCCATGGCGCGCTTCATGCCGTCGGGAAGCTCCAGTTCCTTCACCTCCACGGCGCTGACCTTGATGCCCCAGGGATCTGTGCGCTCATCGATGATTTTCTGAAGCTCCTGGTTGATCTTTTCTCTGGAGGAGAGGACCTCGTCCAGTTCCACGGACCCCACCACGGATCTCAGTGTGGTTTGGGCGAGCTGACTCGTGGCCATGACGTAGTTTTCGACTTCCACCACGGAATGAGACGGGTCCATGACGCGGAAATACACCACCGCGTTCACCTTGATGGGGACGTTGTCCTTTGTGATGACCTCCTGAACGGGGACGTCCATGGTCAGGATCCTCAGGTCCACCGTGGTCACGCGGTCGATGACGGGAATGACGAACACCACCCCCGGTCCCCGGCTGCCGGCCAGACGCCCCAGGCGGAAAACAACGAGCCGCCTGTACTCCGGGACAATCCTGATTGCTGACGACAGAATCAGAAACAGGATAAAAAATATGCCCAGCCAGCTTCCAATGTTGGATAACATCCCAAAAGCAGCGTCGATCCTCACAGCAAACCCTCTCCTTCAATATAAAAATTTTCAGAAATTATCGTTCTTTCAGGCGTTTTCCCTGAGTCTTTTTATATTAAAAGCATAACACAACGAAGCCGGAACGGAAGAAAAAATGCGATGTAAAAAAATGCGATGTGAAAATACGGGCACTTTTCCGTACAGGCAGTTTAGACCGGAGAGTTTTCCTCCGCGGCGGGCAGCGGACGATGGGACAGCAGCCCCGCCCCTTCCAGCGTCGGAACCGCTCTGGAGGCCAGCCAGCCGCTTACCACAATTTTGATGAGATCGGGAACGAGGAAGGGAAGAAAAGCGAGTTGCACGACTCGGACAAAATCCAGTTCTTTTCCCGCGGCGAAGCGCATGATCAGATAAAAGCCCGGCAGTCCAACGGCGTAGAGCCCGACCGTGGCGGCCAGAGAGACGAGGGCGTACTGCAGAAACGTTTGAGCTTTCGAGGCGAGCAGTCCTCCGATCCAGGAAGCAACGATAAAGCCAATTAAAAAGCCGAAACTGGGAGAAAAAACAGTCTGTGGTCCACCTGTTCCTCCGGCGAAAACGGGCAGACCGATCAGGCCCATGACCACGTAGAGCATCTGGGAAAGCGGCCCGTATTTCGGCCCCAGCAGCAATCCCGACATCAGCACGATAAACGACTGAACCGTTATCGGAACCGGCATGAAGGGCAGCGGAACCGACAGCATGGCTCCGATGGAGGTCAAAACGGCAAAAAAAGCGGTCAAAAGAAGATTTTTAAGTGGAAATGTTTTGTTGCTCATGATTTCAGGGTCCTTTCTTTCAGGTTTACTTCAGTTTCAGGCTGACTTCCTCGGAACTGAGACGTATCCGTCCCGTTTCATTTTCGACGATGAGCGCACCTCCGTCGTCGATACCCGTGGCCAGGGCGCTGAAGGTTTCCGTTCCGGTGAAGACCTGGACGGTTCGCCCCAGCACGTACTGACGGCTTCGGTATGCGTCCAGCAGTTCTTTTTTCCGGCCCTCGGCGAGAGCGATGCAGAAGGGCTCCAGACGGTTCAGGATTTCCGCCGCCAGTTCGTTCCGATCCGGACTGCCCCCAGTGAGCTGACCCAGGGATGTGGCGATTTCCCGCAAATCTTCGCCCACGGATCCCGTATTGACTCCAATCCCGATGACGACGTGACTCATGCGTTGCAGCTCCAGGGATACGGCTCCCTCCGTCAAAATGCCGCAGAGTTTTTTGCCGTCGCACCAGACGTCATTGACCCATTTGATTTGGGGGTTCAGATCATAGAGGGCTTCAATCGCCTCACAGACGGCCAGTCCCGCGCAGATGGTCAAAAAACGCGTTTCGTCGGCGGGAATGTCCGGCTTCAGCAGTATGCTCATGTAGAGCCCTTCTCCGGGGAGAGAGAGAAAAGGCCTGTTTTTGCGGCCTTTGCCTTTCGTCTGCCCGTCTGCCACAACGACGAAACCCGCTTCTGTCGAAGTCAGGTCCATTCTCCTGATGTAGGCGTTAGTGGAGTCCACGGATTTCAGAACTTCGAGGCGACGCCCCAAAAATCGGGTTTTCAGACCAGATTGAATGAAAACTTCGGAGAGAACCCCGTTTCGACTCACAAAACGATAACCTCGCCGCGAAACGGACTCGATGGCGCAGCCACGCTCCTGCAGCAGTTTGATGATTTTCCACACGGCAACCCGGGAAACGCCCAGCTTCCGTGCCAGCTCTTCACCGGTGACAATTTCTCCCGCCTGTTCCTCCAGCAACGCCAGCACTCTGTCTTTGGCGAGGCCCGCTTCTCTCGTCTCCTGTCCCATGACAATATTCCTCCTTTCCTGCAAAAGACCTGCAAAATATTACGGAGGATAGCATGAAGACGTTCTTCTGTAAACCTGTATTTATAAAAAGGTTAACACATTTGAAACCTGACGGGAGAACGAAGACCCGTCAGGCGAATGTTCGTCAGGCAAAGGTTCGTCAGAGTGAAAAAAGTTCGCGATTTCTCCCGCTATTATGCTTTTGGTCTGGGTGGTTTGGATAAAGACACCGCTGTGGACGGCAGCGCTTTTTCCGCGCCCTCCGGAGAGATGGGAGGCAGACTGAAGCGGGACAGGATATGGGTCAGGTTTTGAGCGTGCTCCGCCATCGTTTCCGAGTGCTGTGCCACGCCAAGGCCCAGTGATGCAGTATTTTCGCTGATCCGGCGTATGTTCGCGATTGTATCCACCATTTCCATCGTGGACCTCGTGGCGCTGTCGATGCCCGTCGCGACCTCTCTGCTGGAAGCCGCCTGTTCCTCGGCCACGGCCGCGATATTTTGTATGGAGTCGTTGGCTTTCTGAATCTCCTGCAGGGCGTCATTCAGCTCTTTTTGCGCCTCCGTCGCCTGAGTGAGGGTCGCCGCCAGACGGTTTCCCGCCTCTGTGGTGGCGTTGATACTGGCCTGAGCGCCATTCTGAAGTTCAACGATGATTTCCTTTACGTTTTGAGCCGCCCGAGCGGATTCTTCCGCGAGTTTTCGAACTTCCTCCGCCACCACGGCGAAGCCCCGTCCCACCTCTCCGGCCCGGGCGGCTTCGATGGCCGCGTTCAGTGCCAAAAGATTCGTCTGGTCCGCAATGCCCGTGATAACCGACACGAAACTGCTGACGTTTTCGACGGAAGCGACCAGCTGCCGCGTCCTGCTTTCACTTTCTTTTGCGTTTACGTCGACTTCACGCATGCCTTCGATGACGTCGTTGACCGTCTGGATGGCTTTGTGAGAGGCCTCCGTGGTCTGAGAAATAAACTGGGCGCTGTCCGTGGCGGACTGTGCGACGGTATCCGCGCCGGCACTCATCTCTTCCACTCCCGAGTTGCTCTCCTGAAGGGCGGCTCCGTTGCTTTCGCTCAGGGCGGAAACCTGTTCGATGGATATTCTGACTTCTTCCATGCCTGCGCTGGTCTGCTCCGCAATGGAGGAGAGTTTCTCGGCGCTTTCCTCCAGGCTGTCTGCCACGGTGACCACCTTTTGCAGTCCGTAAGACTGGGTTTTGATCATATCTGCGATGGCATCGGCCATGACGGCCAGTTCATCCCTGCCGTCATAGCGAAAGTCCTTCCTCCGGATGGTCAGATCGCCCTCTCCGGCGCGCTGGGCCAGAGTGACGATGCTGTTGAGGGGTTTTGTAATGCTGCGGGCGATCAGCCAGGCCACCAGAAATCCCAGCACAAGCGAGACCATCGTCGAAGAGAGCAGGAGGAAAATGGTTTTGCCCAGTTCCTGAGAGCTTTCTTCAGCGGCGTTCTTCACCCAGTTCTGGCCGATATCGGAGGCCTGAGTCCCTTCATCGTTAAGCGTTTTCACGAGAGGACTCCGTACGGCGTTCAGCAGGCCCAGTTCCCTGTAAGCCGTCAGGAAATTACGCAGCTCTCCCCTGTAGTTGGCAGAGGCGTTCAGAATGCTGTCCATTTGAGCGATTTCTTCTTCGTTTTCGGCGTAGTTGCGTAAATTTACGGCGGCTTTGTCAAGGAGGTCCAGGTCATCGAAAAATTGCTGCACCCCCTCCATGTTGTTCCTGCCTATGGCGCTCTGAACGCCGTTCCGTACTTTTTGGAAAGAGTCGTTGATTTGGTTGATCAGGCTCAGCCATTCCAGTTCCTGATGGAAGCGTCGGGAAAAGGAGCGGTCCAGCCCTTCGGCGTTGTCCAGGGCATGATCCGCGAGACGGCTTATGCTCTCGAAAATGACGCTCCGCACCTCGAAGCTCTTCGCAAACAGTGTCGAACCCGCCTGAATCATCCTGTCGTAAGCGGAGTTCTTTTCCTGGAGGGCGGTTGTCGTCCGGCGGAGGGCATTCACGTACTCCTGGTAGGGAGGCGCCAGTTTTTCCACGACGTACTTTGGCGTCGCCAGCTCCGGCCAGGTGGCGTTCATCGTTTTTATGAGGTCCAGAATCCTGCGGGCGTCCTGTGTCGTCGCCGCGACATTCTCTATCGTCTCCTTCGTCGTGTTGTTCTGCATTTTGCTCACGCTCAGGAACACCTCGTACTGCGCCCGTTCCAGCGAAAAGGTCGTCATCATGGCGGGAATGACCTGATCCGTCAGATAAAGGCTTTCATCCCGCAGGTGCGACAGGGAACTCCAGCTCACCCCCACGGCGACGATGAATACAATCAGAAGGATACTGAACCCCAGCAACAGTTTGAAACCGATTTTGAAGTTGTTCCACATTCCTCTCAAATCTCCTTTGACAATGGCATTGTGCAAGTTATGCCCAAGATATACATCCTTTTAAGGAAGAGTTCTTCCGTAAGCCCAACGAATCCGCAACGGGGAATATTGCTGTAAAAAGCGTTGGCGCAATATTTTTCATTCTTATGTTAAGGATAAAATGAGATTTTTTAGAGAAATGTACTCTTTTATTTGCAGAAAATATAATGAAAATGATGGTTCAGCAACAATAAACAATTAAAATTTGAACCGCCTGAGCTTCAGACTTCCCTCAGACTTCTCATCAGACTTTCTTTCAGGTTTTGATGCGGTTATTGCTGCTGTCGTTTTAAAGCGGGGGCAGTGCGGGGGAGGGGATGTCCTGGTTTGAATATTCGGCCATAACCAGATCCATATCCTTCACGATGCTCTCGTCCACAAAGCCCTTTTCCGCCATGCCGTACAGGATCGCCATAGTGGCCTGATGGTCGCGGGGATTGTGATAGGGACGGGCTTCGCTGACGGCCTGATAGATGTCGATACAGGCCAGCATGCGCGAGATGAAATCCAGATCTTCCCGACGTTTTCCGAAGGGATAGCCGGAACCGTCCAGTTTTTCGTGATGTTCGGAAGCCCACCTGCAAATATCCTCGAAGCCGTCGATGGGCCGGAGCAGATTCCAGGTGTGGTACACGTGCTTTTTGATGATGGTGAACTCTTCCTCGTTCAGCTTTCCGGGTTTTTCCAGAATGTTTACGGGGGTGACGAGCTTGCCGATGTCGTGCAGGGCGGCGGCCAGGTAAATTTTTGTCCGCAGCGTGTCGTTGCAGCCGTAGTAGCCGCTCATCAGCCAGGCTCTGTTGGCGATCTGAGACGTGTGTTTTCGGGTAAAGGTCGATTTATAGTCGATAATTCGCGCCGTCACTTCCGCAAGACGCATCATCGCCCCGTTGTCGAGGTTCACGATCGTGAAGGGAATGCTCTGCTGCACCGTTTCTTCGATCCGGTCGTCCCGCAGGAGGAAGAGTATCTCTTCGTCGAGAATCGCCAGCATGGCTCCGGCGGCGCGTATCGTGAAGCGTTTTCCCGTGTCCTCCACGATTTGCCTCCGAAGGTCCGGCAGAGTGTCGAAGGACAGAGTCGCCAGGTGATGGTCGATGTCGATCATGTCGGCTATAGCGATCAGCTCGGCTCCAAAGGGGTATTCTCCTGCCTTTTTGCCGAAAGCGCCGCTGCCGTCGGCGTATTCGTGGTGATACAGGATAAATCCGTCGATGTCGCTTTCGAAGGGCAGCATTTCCGCGTTGCGCTGTCCGTACTGGCAGTGAGGACGCATGGATGGGGGATCGCCCTTTTTCAGAGCGTCAATGTACTCCGTCAGAGCGTTGTCATGGAGCAGGGCGCAGAACGTCGCCGCGGACAGGAATCTGTCGTCCATTTTTGCGTGCCGGCACATGGCGGCCACGAGCACGGCGATGCGCTTGCCGTGATACGTACTCGCCCCCAGCAACTCGCCCTCCACAACGTCGAGCGCCATGGAGAGGGATTCCATCAGTTGGTCCATTCTGATCCTCATAAATCTCAGCCTCCAGCCTGTCGACAGCAACACTCGCTTGAAAGCAAATTGAAAGCAAATTGGCATCAAGCCTTCGCGACAAAACGACCCCGCAGTTGTAACGCGGCTTCTTACTAAATCTACTAAATCGACAGTATAACACTTACAAAAAATGAAACATAAGTTTTTCTACTTTTCCTTTAGAACGGGGGCACAGTCTGTTCTCCCTGTTTCCTCCCGTTCCTCTTTGTGTGGCGCATCCGCCGGAGAAGCCTTATAATACAAAAACAGCATATCATTATTATTCGACGCCTGAGACAGGGTGGCAGTACTTCCTCCGGAACGGTGGTGACGGTTCCTGGTAAGGATGGATACGCCGAAAATCGGGAGGTGGATACAGTGGCGCTGAACGCCGGACAAATCTCACTGAACAAACTGAAGATTTCTTTTTGCAACAAACCTCTTTTGGATGTGCCGGGAGCCGTGGCCGCGGAGATGGAAAAACTGCGCCCTCGGGTGAGGAAGGACATGCGTATTGCCGTGGCGGCGGGAAGTCGGGGTATCAACAATATCGCCGTCATCGTGAAGGCCGTGGTGGACGGGCTTGTTTCCTTCGGGGCGCGGCCTTTCGTCATTCCCGCCATGGGCAGTCACGGCGGGGCCACCGCCGAGGGGCAGAAGGAGATGCTGGCGGGTTACGGCATTACGGACGAAACCATGGGAGTTCCGGTTCTGTCCTCCATGGCGGCTGAACGGGTGGGAGAACTGACGGACGGGACGAAACTGCCCGTGTTCATGGACCGGCACGCCTTCGAAGCGGACGGGGTGGTCGTCGTGAACCGGGTGAAAGCCCACACCGACTTCCACGGCGTAAACGAGAGCGGCATCGCGAAAATGCTGGTGATCGG
This genomic interval carries:
- a CDS encoding methyl-accepting chemotaxis protein, which encodes MWNNFKIGFKLLLGFSILLIVFIVAVGVSWSSLSHLRDESLYLTDQVIPAMMTTFSLERAQYEVFLSVSKMQNNTTKETIENVAATTQDARRILDLIKTMNATWPELATPKYVVEKLAPPYQEYVNALRRTTTALQEKNSAYDRMIQAGSTLFAKSFEVRSVIFESISRLADHALDNAEGLDRSFSRRFHQELEWLSLINQINDSFQKVRNGVQSAIGRNNMEGVQQFFDDLDLLDKAAVNLRNYAENEEEIAQMDSILNASANYRGELRNFLTAYRELGLLNAVRSPLVKTLNDEGTQASDIGQNWVKNAAEESSQELGKTIFLLLSSTMVSLVLGFLVAWLIARSITKPLNSIVTLAQRAGEGDLTIRRKDFRYDGRDELAVMADAIADMIKTQSYGLQKVVTVADSLEESAEKLSSIAEQTSAGMEEVRISIEQVSALSESNGAALQESNSGVEEMSAGADTVAQSATDSAQFISQTTEASHKAIQTVNDVIEGMREVDVNAKESESRTRQLVASVENVSSFVSVITGIADQTNLLALNAAIEAARAGEVGRGFAVVAEEVRKLAEESARAAQNVKEIIVELQNGAQASINATTEAGNRLAATLTQATEAQKELNDALQEIQKANDSIQNIAAVAEEQAASSREVATGIDSATRSTMEMVDTIANIRRISENTASLGLGVAQHSETMAEHAQNLTHILSRFSLPPISPEGAEKALPSTAVSLSKPPRPKA
- a CDS encoding HD domain-containing protein, whose protein sequence is MRIRMDQLMESLSMALDVVEGELLGASTYHGKRIAVLVAAMCRHAKMDDRFLSAATFCALLHDNALTEYIDALKKGDPPSMRPHCQYGQRNAEMLPFESDIDGFILYHHEYADGSGAFGKKAGEYPFGAELIAIADMIDIDHHLATLSFDTLPDLRRQIVEDTGKRFTIRAAGAMLAILDEEILFLLRDDRIEETVQQSIPFTIVNLDNGAMMRLAEVTARIIDYKSTFTRKHTSQIANRAWLMSGYYGCNDTLRTKIYLAAALHDIGKLVTPVNILEKPGKLNEEEFTIIKKHVYHTWNLLRPIDGFEDICRWASEHHEKLDGSGYPFGKRREDLDFISRMLACIDIYQAVSEARPYHNPRDHQATMAILYGMAEKGFVDESIVKDMDLVMAEYSNQDIPSPALPPL